The following proteins are encoded in a genomic region of Gimesia algae:
- a CDS encoding CDP-alcohol phosphatidyltransferase family protein, giving the protein MNEPSARRPLKVRDVKLVNTFARYLSGKNITPNQISVTSVFFALLAAACFLLFAHYAYWWLLILAGLMIQCRLLCNLFDGMVAVEGGKSTKSGELFNDIPDRIADPLILVSAGYAIHIVSYGGELGWCAGLLAVMTAYIRTLNASIGAPVDFKGPMAKQHRMAVLTIACVITALEVVFQQTDYTLLIALIVIIAGCVITCIRRTVSAYRFLEA; this is encoded by the coding sequence ATGAATGAACCCAGCGCACGGCGTCCGCTTAAAGTCCGCGATGTCAAACTGGTCAATACATTCGCCCGTTATCTGAGCGGCAAAAATATCACGCCGAATCAGATTTCGGTGACCAGTGTTTTTTTTGCTCTGCTGGCAGCAGCCTGTTTTCTGCTGTTTGCGCACTATGCTTACTGGTGGCTGTTGATCCTGGCGGGGCTGATGATTCAGTGTCGTCTGCTGTGCAACCTGTTTGATGGCATGGTCGCCGTCGAAGGGGGCAAAAGTACAAAGTCCGGCGAATTATTTAATGATATCCCCGATCGCATTGCCGACCCGCTGATTCTGGTTTCCGCCGGCTATGCCATTCACATTGTCAGCTATGGGGGCGAACTCGGCTGGTGTGCGGGTCTGCTCGCCGTGATGACGGCTTACATTCGCACCTTGAATGCCAGTATCGGGGCTCCCGTTGATTTCAAAGGACCAATGGCCAAGCAGCATCGCATGGCAGTCCTCACGATTGCCTGTGTGATCACCGCGCTGGAAGTGGTTTTCCAACAGACAGACTATACGTTGTTGATCGCTTTGATTGTCATCATCGCTGGCTGCGTCATCACCTGCATTCGCCGCACTGTTTCCGCCTACCGGTTCCTGGAAGCCTGA